In the genome of Cellvibrio sp. KY-YJ-3, one region contains:
- a CDS encoding S8 family serine peptidase, translated as MKKSHAIVKPLTHAILIAISCSAGGVLADTDKKTEVPRIDTVVRIDPVLERMAAEQASLPVIIIFGEQPQRAIARKLNAQYERDIDGLAARVRAIYDRYLTKETLASKDKEVEHSKLLAQYITDADKKEIRALNEQRESLMRKVRQEIARESELAVTRVQESQLDAITRLGAKVQEKLVTTNAISAVIPASALKELGALQGVAEVIYNTPGKAELDNQAASLGADTWWNTGFDGGIWDVGVIDDGVLETHTGLNTHTFYENFAGNGNHGTGVACMYAGTDATRRGLAFGLDSILVENAGDEATTMAGADWMLRSAGDDPEVINYSWGNGDATGSDWHPLSRFVDGVVFDYATNWAKSAGNQGFGTNTMTVPATNYNGLTVANMADNNTVSRADDVITASSSRGPTVDNRKKPDLSAPGNQTRSCNASGGYSDMGGTSSAAPKVGAATLLLTDAGNWDPRSIKAVLINTADSWEDSDTQSTADDGPKTGKEWNKTYGWGYLDLAHAHFHRNDFFANSVKPKGQSGSFKLYKGTMYNGDKATLVWERDVDYNNAATPTSFRALSDLDLKLYSEPSNSQLDSDTSVRDNVHQVAATATQSAVVKVYAYSSAFDGASSEPFSLATEENFVAATGPVFSNSITAPASVLTGTNFTYTVAVKNTGDLDAHNVNVKINLPAGFSLVAGAQTQSAGSIADGATKNLSWTVKAPGYAITSTSISVSTTSLSYGESFTGSASKAISVKRLVLTLP; from the coding sequence ATGAAAAAGTCTCACGCTATTGTTAAACCACTCACTCATGCAATCTTGATTGCAATCTCCTGTTCTGCTGGCGGAGTTCTGGCAGATACGGATAAAAAAACCGAAGTTCCCCGTATTGACACCGTGGTGCGTATCGACCCTGTTTTGGAGCGTATGGCTGCAGAACAGGCGTCGCTGCCGGTGATCATCATTTTTGGCGAGCAACCCCAGCGCGCTATCGCCCGTAAATTAAATGCGCAATACGAGCGCGATATCGATGGTTTGGCGGCGCGAGTACGGGCTATTTACGATCGCTATCTCACCAAGGAAACACTGGCCAGCAAAGACAAGGAAGTCGAACACAGCAAGTTGTTGGCCCAGTACATTACCGATGCCGATAAAAAAGAAATCCGCGCGCTCAATGAACAGCGTGAAAGCCTGATGCGAAAAGTTCGTCAGGAAATTGCACGCGAATCGGAGCTGGCGGTAACCCGTGTGCAGGAATCGCAGTTGGATGCCATCACCCGCTTGGGTGCCAAGGTGCAGGAAAAACTGGTGACAACTAATGCCATCAGCGCTGTTATCCCGGCTTCAGCTTTAAAGGAACTTGGCGCACTGCAAGGTGTAGCCGAGGTTATCTACAACACACCCGGCAAAGCCGAATTGGATAATCAGGCGGCATCGCTCGGTGCAGATACCTGGTGGAATACCGGTTTCGATGGTGGTATCTGGGATGTAGGCGTGATCGATGATGGTGTGCTGGAAACCCATACCGGCCTGAACACCCACACCTTCTATGAAAATTTTGCGGGCAATGGCAATCACGGTACCGGCGTGGCCTGTATGTATGCAGGCACCGATGCCACCCGTCGCGGCTTGGCCTTTGGGTTGGATTCTATCCTGGTGGAGAATGCCGGCGATGAAGCGACCACTATGGCCGGTGCGGATTGGATGCTGCGCTCGGCGGGCGATGATCCAGAAGTGATTAACTACTCCTGGGGTAATGGCGATGCGACCGGCAGTGATTGGCATCCGCTCTCGCGTTTTGTGGATGGTGTGGTGTTTGATTACGCCACCAACTGGGCCAAGTCAGCGGGCAATCAAGGTTTTGGCACCAACACCATGACCGTGCCGGCCACCAACTACAACGGCCTCACCGTGGCAAACATGGCGGACAACAATACAGTGTCGCGCGCTGATGATGTGATTACCGCCTCGAGCAGCCGTGGGCCAACCGTGGATAACCGCAAAAAACCTGACCTGTCTGCGCCGGGCAATCAAACCCGCAGTTGTAATGCATCCGGTGGTTATTCGGACATGGGCGGCACCAGTTCAGCGGCGCCCAAAGTCGGCGCAGCGACACTCTTATTGACTGATGCCGGTAACTGGGATCCGCGCTCCATCAAAGCGGTGCTGATCAATACCGCCGATTCCTGGGAGGATAGCGACACCCAATCCACTGCCGATGACGGTCCAAAAACCGGTAAAGAGTGGAATAAAACCTACGGTTGGGGCTATCTGGATTTGGCGCACGCTCACTTCCATCGCAACGACTTTTTTGCTAACTCGGTCAAACCCAAAGGGCAATCCGGTAGCTTCAAGCTCTACAAGGGCACAATGTATAACGGCGATAAGGCAACGCTGGTGTGGGAACGAGATGTGGATTACAACAACGCCGCCACGCCAACCAGTTTCCGCGCGCTGTCGGATTTGGATTTGAAACTTTATTCAGAACCAAGCAATAGTCAGTTGGATTCAGACACCAGCGTGCGCGACAACGTGCATCAGGTAGCAGCCACCGCGACTCAATCGGCTGTCGTCAAAGTATATGCTTACAGCAGTGCTTTTGATGGTGCGAGCAGCGAGCCCTTCTCGCTGGCGACCGAAGAAAATTTTGTCGCTGCTACCGGCCCGGTATTTTCCAACAGCATCACTGCACCGGCGAGTGTACTTACAGGCACCAACTTCACCTACACAGTGGCGGTGAAAAATACCGGTGATTTGGACGCGCACAATGTAAACGTCAAAATCAATTTACCGGCGGGATTCTCGCTGGTAGCTGGCGCGCAAACCCAAAGTGCGGGCAGCATTGCTGACGGTGCCACCAAAAACCTGAGCTGGACGGTAAAAGCACCTGGCTATGCCATTACTTCCACCA
- a CDS encoding tetratricopeptide repeat protein, whose protein sequence is MAAADSRHCEQTLMFTDIVGYSRLMGRNEAMAIDMLGEYRNILLSHIEAQGGQLVECIGDAIFARFDTAASATAAAIAIQQHLQTFNTLRDKKLPRLQTRIGLHKGEVALRDNAVFGDTVNIAARLEPLAVADGICISQTVYDEIRYSLSAPAKRLGGQALKNIEQKIRVYLIKPAGINWRDHLHYFLRGLNKKIIAYRYPLTACLLAFIAAGFYFVPRWLVPGYAANYVEIADFQNLMNEKADADYFSAGITEAVRSQLADMRDVYIVDSKEGIRAPIRLEGSVQRLGDNLRIAYRLFRRKDNVQIAGGKLDGTYQDIFILQDRLVGEIARYLADEFDLQNFRPAPLRLTGDVTAYDYYLRGIEYLAKSPSHETIDSSVQLFNTSLVHDEKFSLANTGLCEAYRLKYEQVKSAHWLNEAERYCLRALEYDDRSIKAYKAIGRIYSEMGRYDAATKYLEKAISISADDVAVIVELAAVYNDTGEKEKAEKLHIEAIRKFPENWIAYDGYGYHLFRNGKYNEAIGIYEKILDITPHNTLALNNIAAMNLFNANFDKAAQYFSMAAELEPHSMIFANIGSMYYLSKNFDQALLSYKEAMRLEPENYQFMVYVADTYKYIPGKEDLAIFYFKNAIQLARKEIQINPNIAKSYRYLAIAQAYFGKISDAENSISFASKLDGESIEVLSCKLRVAIAEKNDGKIKSYAKKLLESKYSDKLLLANPDFGVLKEPRFSDLFDRTH, encoded by the coding sequence ATGGCTGCTGCAGATTCACGCCATTGTGAACAGACTCTCATGTTCACGGATATCGTCGGCTATTCGCGCCTTATGGGGCGCAATGAGGCCATGGCGATAGACATGCTGGGCGAGTATCGCAATATTTTACTCTCCCATATTGAAGCGCAGGGCGGCCAATTAGTGGAGTGTATTGGCGATGCGATTTTTGCGCGTTTTGACACCGCCGCCAGTGCTACCGCTGCCGCCATAGCCATTCAACAACACCTGCAAACCTTTAATACACTGCGCGACAAAAAATTACCGCGCCTGCAAACCCGTATCGGCTTGCACAAAGGTGAAGTTGCACTGCGCGACAATGCGGTTTTTGGTGACACAGTAAATATCGCCGCCCGCTTGGAGCCCCTCGCTGTTGCCGACGGTATTTGCATTTCGCAAACCGTATACGATGAAATCCGTTACAGCCTTTCGGCGCCCGCCAAACGCCTTGGGGGGCAGGCGTTAAAAAATATAGAACAAAAAATTCGGGTTTACCTTATCAAGCCCGCGGGCATAAATTGGCGCGATCACCTGCATTATTTTCTGCGCGGCCTCAATAAAAAAATTATCGCCTATCGCTACCCATTAACCGCTTGTTTGCTCGCGTTTATCGCCGCCGGTTTTTATTTTGTTCCGCGCTGGTTGGTGCCGGGTTATGCCGCCAACTATGTGGAGATCGCCGACTTCCAAAATTTAATGAATGAAAAGGCCGATGCCGATTATTTCTCCGCCGGGATCACCGAAGCGGTGCGCTCGCAATTAGCAGATATGCGCGATGTTTATATTGTAGATTCCAAAGAAGGTATTCGCGCTCCCATTCGTTTGGAGGGCAGCGTACAGCGGCTCGGCGATAATCTCCGCATCGCCTACCGTTTATTTCGCCGCAAAGATAATGTGCAAATCGCCGGTGGAAAATTGGATGGCACCTATCAGGATATTTTTATTTTGCAGGATAGGTTGGTGGGGGAAATTGCGCGGTATTTGGCGGATGAATTTGACTTGCAAAACTTTCGGCCTGCACCTTTGAGGTTGACGGGGGATGTAACGGCTTATGATTATTATTTGCGCGGAATTGAGTATCTTGCAAAATCTCCTTCTCATGAAACTATAGATTCTTCAGTTCAATTATTTAATACATCATTAGTTCATGATGAAAAATTTTCTTTGGCAAATACTGGGCTGTGTGAAGCTTATCGTCTTAAGTACGAACAGGTTAAGTCGGCACATTGGTTAAATGAAGCAGAGAGATATTGTCTGAGAGCACTAGAATACGATGACAGGTCTATAAAAGCCTACAAAGCGATAGGGCGAATTTATTCAGAGATGGGTAGATATGATGCTGCAACTAAATATCTTGAGAAAGCTATTTCGATCAGTGCGGACGATGTTGCGGTGATTGTTGAATTGGCTGCTGTATATAACGATACAGGTGAAAAAGAAAAGGCTGAAAAACTTCATATTGAAGCTATAAGAAAATTTCCTGAAAATTGGATTGCGTATGATGGTTATGGTTATCATTTGTTTAGGAATGGAAAATACAATGAAGCTATAGGTATATATGAGAAAATTCTTGATATCACGCCGCATAATACTTTGGCACTAAACAATATTGCAGCTATGAATCTGTTCAATGCCAACTTCGATAAGGCCGCTCAATATTTCAGTATGGCTGCAGAATTAGAGCCGCACAGCATGATTTTTGCAAATATTGGAAGCATGTATTACTTATCCAAAAATTTTGACCAAGCTTTGCTTTCATATAAAGAAGCAATGAGGCTGGAGCCTGAAAATTATCAGTTCATGGTTTATGTTGCTGATACCTATAAATACATTCCAGGGAAAGAAGATCTGGCTATTTTCTATTTTAAAAATGCAATTCAGTTGGCTCGTAAAGAAATTCAGATTAACCCTAATATTGCAAAGAGCTACCGTTATCTCGCTATTGCTCAGGCCTATTTTGGTAAAATTTCTGATGCCGAAAATTCTATTTCTTTTGCATCTAAGTTGGATGGAGAGAGTATAGAGGTGTTGTCGTGTAAATTGAGGGTTGCTATTGCCGAAAAAAATGATGGAAAAATAAAGAGTTATGCTAAGAAATTGCTCGAATCTAAGTATTCAGATAAATTGCTGCTCGCTAATCCTGACTTTGGTGTACTAAAGGAGCCAAGATTTAGTGATTTATTTGATCGGACTCATTAA
- a CDS encoding Crp/Fnr family transcriptional regulator: protein MLQSVRLFAAVPAHYLAQLEKHSVLRKYPKNTVLVTEGDESSHLYVIRKGTVSAYLTNDEGRQVNLNYMQDGDYFGELSLLDGQPRSASVITLSDCEVLMLPKASVHELMREYPDFALMMLTELTRRVRELTDSVKDLALLDVYGRVSSTLEKLSDEDKRIHNPKVTHQDIANMVGSSREMVSRIMKQLLIGGYIEQCTGYIEIKKNLPRYW from the coding sequence ATGTTGCAGAGCGTCCGTTTATTCGCCGCCGTTCCAGCGCATTATCTTGCGCAGCTGGAAAAACACAGTGTATTGCGCAAGTACCCTAAAAATACCGTGCTGGTTACCGAGGGGGATGAGTCGAGCCATTTGTACGTAATTCGCAAAGGCACGGTGAGCGCCTACTTGACCAATGACGAAGGACGCCAGGTAAATTTAAATTACATGCAGGATGGCGATTACTTTGGCGAGCTGTCGCTGCTGGACGGCCAACCACGCTCGGCCTCGGTAATAACTTTGAGCGATTGTGAAGTGTTGATGCTACCCAAAGCCAGCGTGCACGAGCTGATGCGCGAGTACCCCGACTTCGCATTGATGATGCTTACCGAACTGACCCGCCGCGTGCGCGAACTGACCGATAGCGTAAAAGATTTAGCCTTGCTGGATGTGTACGGACGCGTGAGCAGCACGCTGGAAAAATTATCGGATGAGGATAAACGTATCCACAACCCCAAAGTGACCCATCAGGACATAGCGAATATGGTGGGTTCGTCGCGCGAAATGGTGAGCCGGATCATGAAACAATTATTGATTGGCGGTTACATAGAGCAGTGCACGGGGTATATCGAAATTAAAAAAAATCTGCCGCGTTATTGGTAA
- the trxC gene encoding thioredoxin TrxC, translating into MNPVQINCPHCFATNRLPSERLTDKPNCGKCKRPLFVGKPLELNPGNVANTLEKNDIPVLVDCWAPWCGPCQSFAPVFEQLAAQSEPYLRCAKLNTEAVPSIAQRWGIRSIPTLILFKGGKEVQRVSGAMSMQQLKAWLVQVGAFN; encoded by the coding sequence ATGAACCCGGTTCAAATTAATTGCCCCCATTGTTTTGCCACCAACCGTTTACCCTCCGAACGGCTCACCGATAAGCCCAATTGCGGTAAATGTAAGCGCCCCCTGTTTGTGGGCAAGCCGCTGGAATTAAATCCGGGCAATGTTGCCAACACCTTGGAGAAAAATGATATTCCGGTGTTAGTGGATTGCTGGGCGCCCTGGTGCGGCCCCTGCCAAAGTTTTGCGCCGGTGTTTGAGCAGTTGGCGGCGCAATCCGAACCCTATTTGCGCTGCGCAAAATTAAATACTGAAGCGGTTCCTTCTATTGCCCAGCGCTGGGGAATTCGCAGTATTCCAACGCTGATTTTATTTAAAGGCGGTAAAGAAGTGCAGCGTGTATCTGGCGCTATGTCCATGCAGCAATTAAAAGCCTGGTTGGTGCAGGTGGGTGCGTTTAATTGA
- a CDS encoding efflux transporter outer membrane subunit translates to MNISSVFIKGFVVAVLPAMISACHSFKSVEQSAQFAQVQPAPAAFVLPASASEQQPVAAWWAQLNDEQLNQLIANSLQQNHSIRIAQASLAESRALLRNSKLDRYPTIEAGVSGARQKQSADIVGDVDSRISETYQAGFDASWELDIFGRVRNGVKLSKAQLAAREADLQAAQVSIAAEVAGAYISLRGNQYLLDVALRNVLNQQETLELAQRFSEVGRGDQLDVARAEAQLELTRASIPALNAEINIALNRIGVLTGTPSAELKTALALVKSLPQIPASFAVGNPTDLLKRRPDIRRAEQALAGAVAEYNIRVADLYPSVTFTGGLGYLSSDWTRVGNSNTDTFLFSPRIEWAAFNLGRVDAQIDAADARTQARIAEFEQQVLTALAETDSALQNFTREEERRTSLQRALQASNQAAVFARKRFEVGSSDFLTVLDAERSQLTLSAQLAQSDMQVLLNLIAVYKSLGGGWEFAQQSALATRN, encoded by the coding sequence ATGAATATTTCATCAGTTTTTATAAAAGGTTTTGTTGTCGCTGTGTTGCCCGCCATGATCAGCGCCTGTCACAGTTTTAAATCGGTTGAGCAGTCTGCGCAGTTCGCTCAGGTTCAGCCGGCGCCGGCAGCATTTGTATTGCCTGCGTCGGCCAGTGAGCAGCAGCCGGTTGCGGCATGGTGGGCGCAATTAAATGATGAGCAGTTGAATCAGTTAATTGCCAATTCGCTGCAACAAAATCATTCCATCCGTATTGCGCAGGCATCGCTGGCGGAATCCCGCGCGTTGTTGCGCAACAGCAAGTTGGATCGCTATCCCACAATTGAAGCCGGTGTGAGTGGCGCGCGTCAAAAGCAGAGTGCAGATATTGTTGGCGATGTGGATTCACGTATCAGTGAGACCTATCAGGCCGGTTTTGATGCAAGCTGGGAGCTGGATATTTTCGGCCGTGTCCGCAACGGTGTGAAATTATCCAAAGCACAGCTCGCCGCACGCGAAGCTGATTTACAAGCGGCGCAGGTTAGCATTGCGGCGGAAGTTGCCGGTGCCTATATCAGCTTGCGTGGCAATCAATATTTGTTGGATGTCGCGCTGCGTAATGTGCTCAACCAACAGGAAACTTTGGAACTTGCCCAACGTTTTTCTGAAGTGGGGCGCGGCGATCAACTGGATGTGGCGCGTGCCGAGGCGCAGCTGGAATTAACCCGTGCCAGTATTCCTGCGTTAAATGCGGAAATTAATATTGCCTTGAATCGCATTGGTGTTTTAACCGGGACGCCGTCGGCGGAATTAAAAACGGCCTTGGCGCTGGTGAAATCGCTGCCGCAGATTCCCGCATCCTTTGCGGTGGGTAACCCGACAGATTTATTAAAACGTCGGCCCGATATTCGCCGCGCTGAACAAGCGCTGGCGGGTGCAGTAGCGGAATACAATATTCGCGTAGCGGATTTGTATCCGAGCGTCACGTTCACTGGTGGCTTGGGTTATTTGTCCAGCGATTGGACGCGCGTGGGCAATAGCAATACCGATACCTTTTTATTCTCGCCGCGCATTGAATGGGCGGCGTTCAATCTGGGCAGGGTAGATGCGCAAATCGATGCGGCTGATGCCCGCACCCAGGCGCGTATCGCCGAGTTTGAGCAACAGGTGCTTACTGCATTAGCGGAAACCGACAGTGCACTGCAAAACTTTACCCGCGAAGAAGAGCGCCGTACCAGCTTGCAGCGCGCCTTGCAGGCGAGCAATCAAGCCGCAGTATTTGCCCGCAAGCGTTTTGAAGTGGGGAGCAGCGATTTTCTGACGGTGTTGGATGCGGAGCGGTCGCAGTTAACCCTCAGTGCACAATTGGCGCAGAGCGATATGCAGGTGCTGTTAAATTTGATTGCGGTGTATAAATCCCTTGGTGGTGGTTGGGAATTTGCCCAGCAATCGGCGCTGGCTACACGCAATTAG
- a CDS encoding efflux RND transporter permease subunit produces MNISKFFVDRPIFAGVISLLIFIAGLLAMFQLPISEYPDVSPPSVVVSASYPGANPKVIAETVATPLEEQLAGTENMLYMFSQATTDGRLTLTVTFKIGTDVDLAQQMVQNRVSQALPRLPDVTRQRGVTVVKSSPDLTMVVHLISPDKSYDELYLRNYALMNIKDELAKVTGVGQVRLFGSGDYAMRIWLNPETIAEKNLTANDVVNAIREQNVQVAAGMIGGAPVTDLVDVQLPINAKGRLDNPEEFGEIIIRAGATGEITRLKDVARIEMGASEFSLNAMLDNQPAVAIPIFQSPGANAIQISDAVRSTMAQLSERFPAGVEYKVVYDPTIFVKSSISAVIKTLLEALALVVVVVILFLQTWRASIIPLLAVPVSIIGTFSLMWAFGFSINTLSLFGLVLAIGIVVDDAIVVVENVERNIEEGLTPLAATYKAMQEVSGPIIAISLTLVAVFVPIAFVSGLTGQFYQQFALTIAISTVISAINSLTLSPALAAILLKSHDAPKDRLTRIMDKLFGRFFGWFNRSFNRASGDYSTKVGKLLGRKAMAVGVYAVLLAVTAVGFNIIPKGFVPAQDKQYLIAFAQLPDGATLARTEQVIREMGEIGLAEAGVESAVQFPGLSINGFTNSSSAGIVFLTLDAFDERNGADLSAAAISQKLQMKFAGIEEAFIAVFPPPPVRGLGTTGGFKLQIEDRAGLGYEKLAEVVAQVQQKAMQRPELASVFSNYKINVPQLYADVDRTKAKQLGLNVKEIFDTMQIYLGSLYVNDFNQFGRTYQVIAQADAEYRNTPADALNLKVRNVQGDMVPLGSVLTMEESYGPESAAHYNGYLAADINGNAAPGYSSGQAQDAIDEILDEVLPSGIVYEWTDLTYQEVLAGNTAIYILPLCLLLVFLVLAAQYESLALPLVVVTIVPLSILSALFGVWITNGDNNIFTQISLFVLAGLASKNAILIVEFARELEQRGMATYEAAITASRMRLRPILMTSFAFIMGVLPMVFSTGAGAEMRSVMGIAVFSGMLGVTFFGLFFTPMFYVLLRKLEGKRSYKVEGKEELSPAPVHTGTPAVASHKELQS; encoded by the coding sequence ATGAACATATCCAAATTTTTTGTGGATCGTCCCATTTTTGCCGGCGTGATTTCACTGTTGATTTTTATCGCCGGTTTACTCGCCATGTTTCAATTGCCTATATCGGAATACCCGGATGTATCGCCACCTTCGGTGGTGGTGAGTGCGTCCTATCCTGGCGCTAACCCGAAGGTCATTGCTGAAACGGTTGCTACGCCCTTGGAAGAGCAATTGGCGGGCACTGAAAATATGTTGTACATGTTTTCACAAGCGACTACCGATGGCCGCTTGACCTTGACCGTCACTTTTAAAATAGGCACCGATGTTGACCTTGCGCAGCAGATGGTGCAAAACCGTGTTTCCCAAGCGCTGCCACGTTTGCCGGATGTCACCCGCCAGCGCGGTGTTACCGTCGTAAAAAGCTCGCCCGATTTAACCATGGTGGTGCATTTAATTTCGCCGGATAAAAGTTACGACGAACTTTATTTGCGCAACTATGCGCTCATGAACATTAAAGATGAGCTCGCCAAAGTGACCGGTGTAGGCCAGGTGCGATTGTTTGGTTCGGGCGATTACGCTATGCGTATTTGGTTGAATCCGGAAACCATCGCCGAAAAAAATCTCACTGCGAATGATGTTGTTAACGCGATTCGTGAACAAAATGTACAAGTCGCGGCCGGTATGATTGGCGGCGCGCCGGTTACTGATTTGGTGGATGTGCAATTGCCCATCAATGCCAAGGGGCGTTTGGATAATCCGGAAGAATTTGGCGAAATTATTATCCGCGCGGGCGCTACTGGTGAAATTACTCGCTTGAAAGATGTGGCGCGCATTGAAATGGGTGCGTCAGAATTTAGTTTGAATGCCATGTTGGATAACCAACCGGCGGTGGCGATTCCTATTTTCCAATCGCCCGGTGCTAATGCCATTCAAATTTCCGATGCGGTGCGCTCAACCATGGCGCAATTATCCGAGCGTTTTCCGGCGGGGGTGGAATATAAAGTCGTTTACGACCCTACTATTTTTGTAAAAAGCTCCATCAGCGCGGTAATCAAAACCTTGCTCGAAGCACTGGCATTAGTCGTGGTGGTAGTGATTTTATTTTTGCAAACCTGGCGCGCATCCATTATTCCGCTGCTTGCCGTTCCTGTTTCAATCATCGGTACCTTTTCGTTGATGTGGGCCTTTGGTTTTTCGATTAATACCTTGTCACTGTTCGGTTTGGTGTTGGCGATTGGTATCGTGGTGGACGATGCCATCGTGGTAGTGGAAAACGTGGAGCGAAATATTGAAGAAGGGTTAACGCCACTTGCGGCCACTTATAAAGCCATGCAGGAAGTGAGCGGGCCGATTATTGCGATTTCATTGACCCTGGTTGCCGTGTTTGTACCTATCGCCTTTGTGAGTGGTTTGACCGGACAGTTCTATCAACAATTTGCGTTAACTATTGCAATCTCTACCGTGATCTCTGCTATTAACTCGCTGACATTAAGTCCGGCATTAGCGGCGATTTTGTTAAAAAGTCACGATGCACCCAAAGATCGCCTGACGCGCATTATGGATAAACTCTTTGGTCGCTTTTTTGGTTGGTTTAATCGCAGTTTTAATCGCGCCTCCGGTGATTACTCAACCAAAGTCGGGAAATTATTAGGCCGCAAAGCAATGGCTGTAGGCGTTTATGCGGTGCTGCTGGCGGTGACGGCGGTCGGTTTTAATATTATTCCCAAAGGATTTGTGCCCGCGCAGGATAAACAATATTTAATCGCTTTCGCCCAGCTGCCCGATGGCGCCACTCTGGCGCGCACTGAGCAAGTCATCCGTGAAATGGGTGAAATTGGTTTGGCCGAAGCCGGTGTGGAAAGTGCAGTGCAATTTCCAGGCTTGAGTATTAATGGTTTCACCAATAGCTCCAGTGCCGGCATTGTGTTTTTAACGCTGGATGCATTTGATGAGCGCAATGGTGCAGATTTATCGGCCGCGGCTATTTCGCAAAAGCTGCAAATGAAATTTGCCGGTATCGAAGAGGCATTTATTGCGGTATTCCCTCCACCACCGGTGCGCGGTTTGGGAACTACTGGCGGTTTTAAATTGCAAATTGAGGATCGCGCTGGTTTGGGTTACGAAAAGCTGGCAGAAGTTGTGGCGCAAGTGCAACAAAAAGCCATGCAGCGCCCGGAATTAGCCAGTGTGTTTTCCAACTACAAAATCAATGTGCCGCAATTGTATGCCGATGTGGATCGCACCAAAGCCAAACAGCTCGGCCTGAATGTGAAAGAAATTTTTGACACTATGCAAATCTATTTGGGTTCGCTTTATGTCAATGATTTCAATCAATTTGGTCGCACCTATCAGGTTATCGCCCAGGCAGATGCGGAGTATCGCAATACCCCGGCGGATGCACTGAATTTAAAAGTGCGTAATGTGCAAGGCGATATGGTGCCCTTGGGTTCGGTGTTGACCATGGAAGAAAGTTACGGTCCTGAAAGTGCCGCGCACTACAACGGCTATTTAGCAGCGGATATTAACGGTAACGCCGCGCCTGGCTATTCCAGTGGTCAAGCGCAGGATGCGATTGATGAAATTCTTGATGAAGTGTTGCCCAGTGGCATTGTGTATGAATGGACTGATTTAACTTATCAAGAAGTACTGGCAGGCAATACTGCGATTTATATTTTGCCGCTGTGTCTGTTGTTGGTGTTCCTGGTGCTGGCCGCACAGTATGAAAGTTTGGCATTGCCACTGGTAGTGGTGACTATTGTTCCGCTCTCCATTTTGTCTGCACTTTTTGGTGTGTGGATTACCAACGGCGACAACAATATCTTCACCCAAATTAGTTTGTTTGTGCTCGCCGGTCTCGCCAGCAAAAACGCCATTTTGATTGTGGAGTTTGCGCGCGAATTAGAGCAGCGCGGCATGGCAACCTATGAGGCGGCCATTACCGCCAGCCGTATGCGGTTACGCCCGATATTAATGACCTCTTTTGCTTTTATTATGGGTGTATTACCGATGGTGTTCTCTACTGGCGCCGGTGCCGAAATGCGCAGTGTAATGGGCATAGCCGTTTTCTCCGGCATGTTGGGCGTGACTTTCTTTGGTCTGTTTTTTACGCCGATGTTTTATGTGCTGTTGCGCAAGCTGGAAGGTAAACGCAGTTATAAAGTTGAGGGGAAAGAAGAGCTTTCACCCGCACCAGTGCATACCGGTACGCCTGCCGTTGCAAGCCATAAGGAGTTGCAATCATGA